Proteins from a genomic interval of Watersipora subatra chromosome 10, tzWatSuba1.1, whole genome shotgun sequence:
- the LOC137407343 gene encoding acanthoscurrin-1-like isoform X1 — translation MKFLAVILSVCVALSAANLGLYGGKFGGGNGFGGGIGGFGNGFGGGFGNGFGGGYYGGKAFFGGKRFGGGFGGGYGGGFGGEFGGGFGGGNFGRY, via the coding sequence ATGAAGTTCCTTGCAGTCATCCTTTCGGTCTGTGTTGCCCTCTCTGCTGCCAACCTTGGATTGTATGGGGGAAAGTTTGGAGGCGGTAATGGTTTCGGAGGTGGAATCGGTGGATTTGGAAATGGCTTCGGGGGAGGTTTTGGCAATGGATTCGGAGGTGGATACTACGGTGGTAAAGCATTCTTTGGGGGAAAACGATTTGGCGGTGGATTCGGCGGTGGATACGGTGGTGGATTTGGTGGTGAATTCGGCGGTGGATTTGGTGGTGGAAATTTTG
- the LOC137407343 gene encoding acanthoscurrin-1-like isoform X2, protein MKFLAVILSVCVALSAANLGLYGGKFGGGNGFGGGIGGFGNGFGGGFGNGFGGGYYGGKAFFGGKRFGGGFGGGYGGGFGGEFGGGFGGRY, encoded by the coding sequence ATGAAGTTCCTTGCAGTCATCCTTTCGGTCTGTGTTGCCCTCTCTGCTGCCAACCTTGGATTGTATGGGGGAAAGTTTGGAGGCGGTAATGGTTTCGGAGGTGGAATCGGTGGATTTGGAAATGGCTTCGGGGGAGGTTTTGGCAATGGATTCGGAGGTGGATACTACGGTGGTAAAGCATTCTTTGGGGGAAAACGATTTGGCGGTGGATTCGGCGGTGGATACGGTGGTGGATTTGGTGGTGAATTCGGCGGTGGATTTGGTG
- the LOC137407341 gene encoding uncharacterized protein: MKLLAVILSVCVALSAANLGLYGGKFGGGNGFGGGIGGYGGGFGGGVGNGFGGGFGGGKGFFGGKRFGGGFGGGHGGGFGGGHGGGFGGGHGGGFGGGHGGGFGGGLGGGFGGGHGGGFGGGNLGRY; the protein is encoded by the exons ATGAAGCTCCTTGCAGTCATCCTTTCAGTCTGTGTTGCCCTCTCTGCTGCCAACCTTGGATTGTATGGGGGAAAGTTTGGAGGCGGTAATGGTTTCGGAGGTGGAATCGGTGGATATGGAGGTGGCTTTGGCGGAGGTGTAGGCAATGGATTCGGAGGTGGATTCGGAGGTGGTAAAGGATTCTTCGGAGGAAAACGATTTGGCGGTGGATTCGGCGGTGGACACGGTGGTGGATTCGGCGGTGGACACGGTGGTGGATTCGGTGGTGGACACGGTGGTGGATTTGGTGGTGGACATGGTGGTGGATTCGGCGGTGGACTCGGTGGTGGATTCGGCGGTGGACACGGTGGTGGATTTGGTGGTGGCAACCTAG GTCGTTACTAA
- the LOC137407342 gene encoding acanthoscurrin-1-like, giving the protein MKFLAVILSVCVALSAATFNVGLYGGKFGGRGGFGGGIGGFGGFGNGFGGGFGNGFGGGYGGKGFFGGKRFGGGFGGGFGGGYGGGFGGGNFGLY; this is encoded by the exons ATGAAGTTCCTTGCAGTCATCCTTTCAGTCTGTGTTGCCCTGTCTGCTGCCACCTTCAACGTTGGATTGTATGGAGGAAAGTTTGGAGGCCGTGGTGGTTTCGGAGGTGGAATCGGTGGATTTGGTGGATTTGGAAATGGCTTCGGTGGAGGTTTTGGCAATGGATTCGGAGGTGGATACGGTGGTAAAGGATTCTTCGGAGGAAAACGATTTGGCGGTGGATTCGGCGGTGGATTTGGCGGTGGATACGGTGGTGGATTTGGTGGTGGCAATTTTG GTCTCTACTGA